A genomic region of Kribbella sp. NBC_00382 contains the following coding sequences:
- the pcrA gene encoding DNA helicase PcrA, translated as MTTLFSPDELPVPLEAPKKHRADPAELLEGLNPQQRAAVVHAGKPLLVVAGAGSGKTRVLTRRIAYLLAARDAHPGSILAITFTNKAAAEMRERVVDLVGPRAKLMWVSTFHSSCVRILRRDIKRFGISSTFSIYDSTDSRRLMTLVCRELDLDVKRYNPRAILNWISTQKNELIDHESAASKTENHLEETYAECYRIYQERLAQANALDFDDLLMTTVNLLQAFPEVREYYRRRFRHVLVDEYQDTNHAQYTLIRELCAQLEPGPNDGPISPPAELMVVGDSDQSIYAFRGATIRNILAFEEDFAGAETILLEQNYRSTQTILSAANAVISRNEGRPAKNLWSDSGQGEQIAVYVADNEHDEAQFVADEIDRLADADGVKPSDVAVFYRTNAQSRVFEEVFIRTGHPYKVVGGVRFYERKEVRDALAYLRVLTNPEDTVSLRRILNVPKRGIGERAEAAIEALALRDRITFSAALRRAHDAPAMASRSANAVQAFIDILDELTAMVDSGAPPDDILDVALHRSGYYEELQKSPDPQDETRVENLDEFISVAREFVEERTAANEPADLQAFLERVALVADADQIPDAADDGGVVTLMTLHTAKGLEFPVVFLTGMEDGIFPHSRSLNDMKELEEERRLAYVGITRARQRLAISRAAVRSAFGAPQHNPPSRFLEEIPGELLDWRRDESAITRWSGTGTSSGGSSGVQSRWEPARRTASDKPIVSLNPGDRVVHDSFGMGTVVVVRGEGQQAQADIDFGSEGVKRLLLRYAPVEKI; from the coding sequence ATGACGACGCTCTTTTCTCCAGATGAACTGCCGGTACCGCTCGAGGCGCCCAAGAAGCACCGGGCGGATCCGGCCGAGCTGCTCGAGGGGTTGAACCCGCAGCAGCGGGCTGCTGTGGTGCATGCGGGCAAGCCGTTGCTGGTGGTGGCCGGTGCGGGGTCGGGCAAGACGCGGGTGCTGACCCGGCGGATCGCGTATCTGCTGGCGGCGCGGGACGCGCATCCGGGGTCGATCCTGGCGATCACCTTCACCAACAAGGCGGCCGCCGAGATGCGCGAGCGCGTCGTCGACCTGGTCGGGCCGCGGGCGAAGCTGATGTGGGTCTCCACCTTCCACTCCTCCTGCGTGCGGATCCTGCGCCGCGACATCAAGCGGTTCGGGATCAGCTCGACGTTCTCGATCTACGACAGCACCGACTCGCGCCGGCTGATGACGCTGGTCTGCCGCGAGCTCGACCTGGACGTCAAGCGGTACAACCCGCGCGCGATCCTGAACTGGATCAGCACCCAGAAGAACGAGCTGATCGACCACGAGTCGGCCGCTTCCAAGACCGAGAACCACCTGGAAGAGACGTACGCCGAGTGCTACCGGATCTACCAGGAGCGGCTGGCCCAGGCCAACGCGCTGGACTTCGACGACCTGCTGATGACCACGGTCAACCTGCTGCAGGCCTTCCCCGAGGTCCGGGAGTACTACCGCCGCCGGTTCCGCCACGTGCTCGTCGACGAGTACCAGGACACCAACCACGCGCAGTACACGCTGATCCGTGAGCTCTGTGCGCAACTGGAGCCGGGCCCGAACGACGGCCCGATCAGTCCGCCGGCCGAGCTGATGGTGGTCGGCGACTCCGACCAGTCCATCTACGCCTTCCGCGGCGCGACGATCCGCAACATCCTCGCGTTCGAGGAGGACTTCGCCGGCGCCGAGACGATCCTGCTGGAGCAGAACTACCGCTCCACCCAGACGATCCTGTCCGCGGCCAACGCGGTGATCAGCCGGAACGAGGGCCGTCCGGCGAAGAACCTGTGGTCGGACTCCGGCCAGGGTGAGCAGATCGCGGTCTATGTGGCCGACAACGAGCACGACGAGGCACAGTTCGTCGCCGACGAGATCGACCGGCTGGCCGACGCCGACGGGGTCAAGCCGTCCGACGTCGCGGTGTTCTACCGGACCAACGCGCAGTCACGGGTGTTCGAGGAGGTCTTCATCCGTACCGGCCATCCCTACAAGGTGGTCGGCGGCGTCCGGTTCTACGAGCGCAAGGAGGTCCGCGACGCGCTCGCGTACCTGCGGGTGCTGACCAACCCCGAGGACACCGTCTCGCTGCGCCGGATCCTCAACGTGCCCAAGCGCGGCATCGGCGAGCGCGCCGAGGCGGCGATCGAGGCGCTGGCTCTCCGCGACCGGATCACCTTCTCGGCGGCCCTGCGGCGGGCTCACGACGCCCCGGCGATGGCTAGCCGTAGCGCCAACGCAGTACAGGCCTTCATCGACATCCTCGACGAGCTGACCGCGATGGTCGACTCGGGCGCCCCGCCGGACGACATCCTGGACGTCGCACTGCACCGCTCCGGGTACTACGAGGAGCTGCAGAAGTCGCCGGACCCGCAGGACGAGACCAGGGTGGAGAACCTGGACGAGTTCATCTCGGTCGCCCGGGAGTTCGTCGAGGAGCGCACCGCTGCCAACGAGCCGGCCGATCTGCAGGCGTTCCTGGAGCGGGTCGCGCTGGTCGCCGACGCGGACCAGATCCCCGACGCCGCCGACGACGGTGGCGTGGTCACGCTGATGACCCTGCACACCGCGAAGGGCCTCGAGTTCCCGGTCGTCTTCCTGACCGGGATGGAGGACGGCATCTTCCCGCACTCCCGGTCGCTGAACGACATGAAGGAACTGGAGGAGGAGCGGCGGCTCGCGTACGTCGGGATCACCCGCGCCCGGCAGCGGCTGGCGATCTCGCGGGCAGCGGTCCGCAGCGCGTTCGGCGCCCCGCAGCACAACCCGCCCTCGCGCTTTCTGGAGGAGATCCCCGGCGAGCTGCTCGACTGGCGCCGCGACGAGTCCGCGATCACCCGCTGGTCCGGGACCGGTACGTCGTCCGGCGGCTCCAGTGGGGTCCAATCGCGGTGGGAGCCGGCCCGGCGGACGGCGTCCGACAAGCCCATCGTCAGCCTCAACCCGGGCGACCGGGTGGTGCACGACAGCTTCGGCATGGGCACCGTCGTGGTGGTCCGCGGAGAGGGTCAGCAGGCCCAGGCGGATATCGACTTCGGCTCCGAGGGCGTCAAGCGCCTCCTGCTCCGCTACGCCCCTGTGGAAAAGATTTAA